DNA sequence from the Candidatus Kaistella beijingensis genome:
CTCGAAACGATATTAAAAGCGGGATATTTAAAGATTATTTCCTGAATTCGGGCAATTTCCTCCCGACTTAAATTTTTCATGAAAGTCATCGGAGTCAGTTTCGAATAATATTTTTCTTTCTTAATGTCTTTAATTCTTTTAATGAAATCTGCTTTGTTGATTTTCATTAAATGACAAAAATCCAACGTATCAAAATCCGGCCGCATCAAAGCTTCTGTGAAGGAAATTTCATAAGAAGGCTGGTTTCCCACCATAATTTTCCCGTTTCGGTCGAAAATGACGCCGCGTTGCGGAATGATGTATTCGGTTTTAATGGAAGTATTTGCCGCGTTCAAGGCATATCGGTCAGTAAACAACTGTAAATAGGCGAGTCTTGCTATAAAAATTGCAGCAATAACGGCGAGAATAACGGTTATTTTTAAATATTGTGACTTCATTAAATTATGGTTTTTTCAACCAAATTAGAGAAATAAAAATCTTTACAATCTTAACTTTCTTAATGGCAAAAATTCCATTAAAGTTTGTGACTATTTCAAAGTATTGTTACTATAAATTTTAGATTCTTTGCTTAATCCTAAAAGCCAAAGCGTACATCAGGATAAATATAAAGGAAATCCCGCTCGTTGCCAAAACATTCAGAAATATTTCGAAAAAACGGCTGAATTTGAAAAACTCGATATACTGCACCAACAATTGATGGAAGAAAATACTCGATGCGATGAAGAGCAAAAACTGCGTCCACTGCAAACTCTGAAAAGAAAAGAAATCCGTGGAAGTATCGGTAGAAGTTCGGAAAATCAAGGTTCTAAAATAGGCTATAATTGTGGTTGCAAAAGCATTGATTCCCCAAGTGTAAAGAAACGCATCAATCGACAAACCGAGCATAAAACTCAACGCCAAAAACTGAAACCTATTTCTGAAAAACGGATAAAACATCACAAAAACGGGATAAAGAACCGGTGTATATTTCCCGAAAAGCGTAATTCTGTTCAGCACAAAAATTTGCAGTGCCACAAGAAAAACAATCATCAAGATGTCGGTAAAAAGTGTTCTGCTTATCATTTTTCTCTTTTAATTGTTGCCTGCAAAGTATCTTGAATTCTACTTACTTCTGCTTTTTTCAAGCTTTTTACTACGTAAACTTTGCTCAAATTCCCCATCTTTTCACTCAACTCTACGGCAATATCCCAAAAACCTGTTTTGCTGTCGACTTCATAGCCTGAAATTCTTCCAATCATCACTCCTCTTGGGAAAATGGCTGATTTTCCGTCGGTTACAACGGTGTCGCCAATTTGAAGCGGAACATATTTAGGAACATCCGATAAATGCATCGTTCGAGAATCGTCTCCTCGCCAAGTCAAAGTTCCAAAATATCCCGATTTTTTCAGCGCGGCATTGATTTTAATTTTATCCAAACTTAAAACCGATTGAACCAAAGCATAAGAATCGGTAGTATTAATAACGATTCCTGCAATTCCTTTCGGCGCCATGACGCCCATTTTCGGCATTACTCCGTCTCGTTTACCTCGATTGATGGTGAAATAATTGTCTTTTCTGTTTATGCTGTTGAAAATAATTTCGCCATCCACGAAAGTGTAGATTTGTCCGCCACCGATTGTGTCGTGAACCTTTCTAAATTGTGGGATTTCCGACGTTCCTTTTCCGTAAACTTGCTCCATTAAAACTTTGTTTTGGGCAACAAGCTGTTCGTTGATTTGCTTGAGTTTCAGGTAAGAAGCACCTTCATCAATATATCCCGAAACCCACGAATTGAATGCGGCAGTTTGTGCGGCAATCCACGACTGCTGCATCGAGTTTCTGCTGAAAATCAATACCAAAGCAATGAGCTGCAGGAATATAAAGAAGACGAACAAACCGTTCTTCGAAAATAATCTCAGCAAAAATCCCATCAGTGAATGTCGTAAAAGTTAACGGTTTATTTTATCAGGAAGTTGAATTTATCCATGTTTTTCAAAGCGATTCCGGTACCGCGAACTACGGCTCTCAAAGGATCTTCCGCTACGAAAACAGGTAGTCCTGTTTTCTTGTGAAGTCTGTCCGCAAGTCCACGAAGAAGCGCACCACCACCTGCAAGATAAATTCCTGTTTTGTAAATATCTGCAGCCAATTCCGGCGGAGTTAAGGATAAAGTTTCCATCACTGCATCCTCAATTCTGATGATGGATTTGTCCAAAGCACGCGCGATTTCCTTGTAGTTCACCATAATTTCTTTTGGTTTCCCTGTAATTAAATCACGTCCTTGAACCGGAATGTCCTCGATCTCAACATCCAATTCCTCGATAGCGGAACCAACTTCGATTTTTACCCTTTCAGCGGTTCTTTCACCGATGTATAAATTGTGGTGTGTTCTTAAATAATAAGCAATATCGTTGGTGAAAACGTCGCCCGCAATTTTTACGGATTTGTCGCAAACGATTCCTCCTAAAGCAACTACGGCGATTTCTGTTGTTCCACCACCGATGTCGATGATCATGTTACCTTCAGGTTTTTGCACGTCGATTCCCACACCGATTGCTGCAGCCATTGGTTCATAAATCAAACGAACTTCTTTAGCATTTACTTTTTGGGCAGAATCACGGACCGCACGTTTTTCAACTTCGGTAATTCCCGATGGAATACAGATAACGATTTTTAAAGTCGGCTGAAAAAGTTTTCCTTTAATTCCCGGAATTTGTTTGATGAATTCCTTGATCATGTGTTCAGATGCGTGGAAATCAGCGATTACGCCGTCTTTCAAAGGTCTGATTGTTTTAATGTCTTCGTGGGTTTTCCCCTGCATGTGTTTTGCTTTTTCACCTACTGCAATTGGTTTCCCTGTAGATCTTTCGATTGCCACGATCGACGGTTGGTCGATCACAATCTTGTTATTATGTATAATTAGTGTGTTCGCTGTTCCCAAGTCTATCGCAATATCCTGCGTGAACATATCAAATAACCCCATTTTTCTGCTAATTTTTTAAAGTGTACAAAGATATAAATTTAGAACCGTTCTAAAAATTTGATTTCAAATAAATTCCGTTAAATTTTTATTAAAGTTCACGGATCTTCTACTATAACTTTTTAATGGTGAGAATATTTGATTTCAATTGAAAATCAAATGACGAAATGGTTTTTTTAAAAAGCTGGAATCATCATAGAAAGCGAAACTGATTTTTTCTTTTCCAATAGATTTCACTGATAATCTTCATATTCCGCGCCTTTCTTTTATTCAATATAAAGTCTTAAATTTGCGGTTGCTTTATGAACACGGATAAAAATCTACACAAAACTTCTAATTTCGCTGTGTTAAGCATCAGTTTTGAAAAAGCCGATGCCGAAACAAGGGGGAAATTTGCTTTTTTTGATGAGAATATTAAAAATTTTGTCAACGAAATTCATGACGAGAATTTGGGTGACGCGTTCGTGGTTTCTACCTGCAACCGAACCGAAATTTACACGACAACTCCGAATTACCTTTTGATTGCGGAACTTTACTGCAAAACAATCGGCGTGAGTTTAACGGAATTCATGAAGTATGTGAATATTCTGAAACACGAGGAAGCGCTCAATCACCTTTTCCGTGTTGCTGCAGGTTTGGAAAGTCAGATTATTGGTGATTTCGAAATTATAGGACAGATTAAAAATGCTTATCACCGTTTCAAAAAAGAAAAACAAAACTCGAACCCATTTTTGGAAAGAGCCATTAATTCCGCCATTCAAATTTCAAAAAGAATCAAGAATGAGACGGGAATTTCCAACGGAGCAGCTTCGGTTTCTTACGCAGCGGTGCATTATATTTTAAAAAATCAAACTCAGATTTCCGACAAAAATATTTTGCTTTTGGGAGTGGGTGAAATTGGACAAAATACGGTTGAAAATTTGGTAAAACACGTTTACAAACCGAAAGTAAAAATTGCCAACAGAAGCTCCGACAAAGCGGAAAAAATTGCAGAAAAATATAAAATTCCACACATCGAATTTGCTGATTTTAATAACGAACTCAAAAAAACCGATATTCTGATTGTCGCAACAGGAGCGCAACATCCCATCATCAACAAAACCCATTTCCCAAATGGAAAGGAAACTTTGGTGATAGATTTGTCGATTCCAAACAATGTGGAAAAAAACATAACCGAAAATCAAAACGTAAGTTTGGTAGATGTGGACGAACTTTCACTGCACATCAGCGAAACGATGGTTCAAAGGCAGAAGGAAATTCCGAAAGCCGAAGAAATTATCAAGGAAATGACCAAGGATTTCTTGGAATGGGAAAAGAAAAGAAAACTCGCTCCAAACATCCATCATTTCAAGGCTGTTCTGAAAAATATGGAGCGCAACGAAATGCACAACATCCACAAAAAACACAAATATGTTGATGTGAATGACATGCAGCTTTCGGAGAAAATGATACAGAAAATCACCAACCGTTTCGCAAAATATATCATCGACAATCCGTGGAAAGCAGAAGAAATTAGCAAGTTAATGCACGAAATTTTCGTGGAACAACCCAATAAGGAATTCAATGAGAAGCATTAAAATCGGAACCCGAAATTCGCCGCTCGCACTATGGCAAGCCCGTGAAGTCGCAAAAAATTTACAGAACAGAAATTATAAAACGGAAATCACGCCCATTGTTTCAACGGGTGATAAAAATTTGACGCAGCCGCTTTATTCATTGGGAATTACTGGGATTTTCACCAAAGATTTAGACATTGCTTTATTGAATAACGAAGTTGATATTGCCGTTCATTCCTTAAAAGATATTCCAACCGAACTTCCTGAAAATGTGGAAATTATTGCGGTTTTAAAGCGTGATTTTCCCCAGGATATTTTGGTTCGAAGAAAAGGCGCAGAAAATCTTGAACTAAAAGATTTGAAAGTCGCGACGAGTTCCCTCCGAAGAAGAGCATTTTGGTTAAAAGAATTTCCCCAAGCTCAATTTTCCGACATTCGTGGAAATGTTCAAACCCGATTGAGAAAGTTGGAAGAAGAAGATTTCGACGCCACACTTTTTTCTTTGGCGGCTATTGAAAGAATAAGCTTAGTAGTTGATTATGAGTTCCTTCCGATGATGATTTCCGCTCCTGCACAAGGAGTTGTGGCGATTACGGCAAGAAAGGATGACGAGGAAATCCAGGAAATTTTTGAAGAAATCAATCACCTTCCGACCCAAATTTGCGTTGATATTGAAAGAAGTTTTCTGAACACTTTGGAAGGCGGCTGTACTGCGCCAATTGGGGCTTTTGCCGAAATGAACGATAAAAATGAAATCCGCTTTCAAGGAAGATTATGTTCGTTGGACGGAAAAAACTGTATCGAAACCGACGAAATTTTCCTTTGGGAAGAAGGCAAAAATTTTGGAAAGAATTTGGCTGAGAAACTTTTGGAAAACGGCGGAAGAGAATTGATGGCCGAAATAAAAACACACCTGTAAACCCGAGATTTATCAACAGTTACATTTTTCATACACTTCAATTCATGAAAATATTATTCACAAAAAAGCTTAATGAAAAACAGGTTTCCGAGAAATTGGGAAATGGTTTTTCATGTGATTTTGTGGAGGTTATCAAAATTAACCATAAAGAAGTTCGTCCGTTCGACTTGGAAAATTACTCGTTGATTTTTACTTCGGTAAATGGAGTGGACGCTTTTTTTGCTAATGGTTTTAAACCCGATGAAAATTTCATGGACAAACATTTTAACAAAATTTATTGCGTCGGGAAAAAGACAAAAGCGCGATTGAGAAAATACGGTTTCGGTGTTTTTAAACTGAAAAAAAATGCCAAAGAACTTTCCGAGTTTATCGTTGAAAATTGTGCAAAAGAAAGGTTCATCCATTTTTGTGGAAATTTGGCGTTGGATATTTTGCAGAAAAAATTGCCGCTTCAAAACGTCGAATATCGAAAAGTGGTGGTGTACGAAACCGAACTTCTCTATCCTAAAGTGGAGCACCAATACGACGCAGTTGCATTTTTTTCGCCAAGTGGAGTTAGAAGTTTTGTGCAACATAATTTGTTGAATTTCAGCAAGATATTTTCAATTGGTGAAACAACCACTTCGGAAATCGGCAAGTTTACCGATAAAGGAGTGTTCACCGGAAAAGATAATGATTTAGCAGCTTTACTCCAATTAATCAAAGTGGAAGGCAAATAAAAAATTAGAAATTTCTATAATGAATAGGAAATTTCAAAAACTTAAATAAGTAGAAATGATTAAGAACGACCTGTATTTAAAGGCATTGCGAGGAGAAACCGTGGAAAGACCACCGGTTTGGATGATGAGACAAGCGGGAAGATTTTTACCCGAATTTCGTGCAATGCGCGATGAATACGACTTTTTCACAAGATGTAGAACTCCGGAACTTGCTGCAGAAATCACGATGATGCCAATTCGAAGATATCCTTTGGATGCCGCGATTTTGTTTTCAGATATATTGGTGGTTCCACAAGCAATGGGAATCGATTTTAAAATGGTGGATTCCATCGGACCTTGGTTGGAAACGCCAATTCGTACCGCAGAACAAGTTCAGAATATTGAAGTTCCTAATGTTAATGATACTTTGGGATATGTTTTCGATGCGATTGAATTGACGCTTCAAAAACTCGACAACGAAATTCCTTTGATTGGTTTTGCCGGTTCGCCGTGGACAATCCTTTGCTATTGCGTGGAAGGAAAAGGCTCGAAAGCGTTCGATATCGCGAAATCTTTCTGTTTCCAAAATCCTGAAGCAGCACATTTATTATTGCAAAAAATTACCGATACCACGATTGCTTACTTGAAAAGAAAAGTGGAGAAAGGGGTTTCCGCAGTTCAGGTTTTCGATTCTTGGGGCGGAATGTTGTCACCGGAAGATTATCAGGAATTTTCATGGAAATACATCAACCAAATCGTGGAAGCACTGTCGCCATTAACTCACGTGATCGTTTTCGGAAAGGGTTGTTGGTTCGCTTTGGAAGAAATGACGTTGTCAAAAGTTTCCGCTTTAGGAGTTGATTGGACCATTCGCCCTGAATTTGCAAGAGTTTTAACGAATCACACCATGACTTTGCAAGGGAATTTTGATCCTGCAAGATTGCATTCATCGCCAGAAACCATCAAGAAAATGGTGAACGAAATGATCAACCGTTTCGGAAAAGACAAATATATCGCAAATCTTGGCCACGGAATTTTACCAAATATTCCATTGGAAAATGCGGAAGCGTTTATTCGTGCGGTGGTGGATTGGAAGCCGAATTAGGAGAATCTTGGCGCGAGCGAAGCGAGCGCCGAAAAGAGTTTTAAGAAATTTTTTGAACACGTCATTTTGGCGTGTTCAACTTTTTTATCGCTTTTCAATTTCATAATACAGCAATTCCTCGTCATCATCCGGAAGCCGAACCTTTTTCTGAAATTTCAAGCCCAATTTTTCAATCAGTTTTTGTGAAGAAATATTTTCTTTGGTCGTGATTGCTGAAACTTTCTTTAAACCAAATTCTTTAAATCCAATTTCTAATAATTTTGAAGCCGATTCAAAACCGTAACCTTTTCCTTCAAATTCGGGCAAAAAACTGAAGCCGATATCGTGAACATCCAAACCATCCCGTTCGAAAATTCCAACGCCGCCGATTTTCTTTCCGTCATCTTTTTTGGTAATCAAAAAGTTTCCGTAACCAAGTCTTTCCATTTGAGGAAGAAACCTGTTTTTGATATAGTTTTCCGCATCTTCAAGCGTTTTGATATTTCGGTCACCAATAAATTTGATAAAGTTCGGCGAATTGTACAACTCAAAAATAAGTGGTGAATCCTCGACTGACATTGGAGTTAAAACAAGCCTTTCCGTTTCAATTTTTTTATTCTCCATTAAATTCCTTTTTTTACTGCAAGTATCATTTCAATCATTTTCACTTTCCTGTTTTCGCGAGTTTCGGGCTTTTTCGCTTCCACAATCCAACGGATGTATTCTTTTTTGTGGGTGTAACTCATTGCTTCAAACAATTCCTTTGCTTTTAGATTTTCATTAAAAACAATTTGCACATCTTCGGGAATTTCGACAATTCTTTTCTCCTTATCTTCCCAAAGTTTTACGGAAACGGTGTCGCCAAAAGATTTTCCAAGATTATTTCGCACTTCTTGCGTTAATCCAAGAATGTGGCAATCGGAGTTCATCTTTGCCAAACTTCCACGATATTTTACTTTTCCATCAAAAATCGCTTTGATTTTTACCTGACCTTTTTTCCCAAAAAGTTCTTCCACTGAAAAAGGAAACTCTACAAACGCAGCGTTAATTGTTCCCGACTGTTGAATGATGGCTTGAAATGAAATATAATCTTGAGTCATTTTAATAAAAATTCAATTTCAAATTTAGGAATAACGGCACAAAAATGGGAGTTAAGTGGGAAAATTATTTTTATGCAAAAGATAATCGCAGTATTACTGTTTTCTGCAGGAATTTTATTCGTTCAAAATTGTTCAACTAAAACTTTAGTTTCAGGTGAAATTAACCGACAATGGATGTTGATTGAATTCCAAGATTTCCCAAGAGATTTGATGGTGAAAAATCGTGCAAACATGGATATGTCGCCCACGAAAACAAATCCGAATCAATACGGAGCAACAATGGGTTGCAACAAAATGTTTCTAACCGCTACGTTTTATTCGAACGGAACCGTGAAATTTTCCGATATTGGAAGTACAATGATGTATTGCGAAGGAAACATGGATTTGGAAACCGCTTTTGCAAAGTCGCTTCCAACAATGGCAAAGTATGAAATCGACGGTCATCACCTCACGCTTACCAACGATAAAGGCGAAAAAATGAAATTTGTTGCGGCAGATTGGGATTAGACAATTAGCAAAGGGTAATGAGAAATGGCAGAAGAAAAGTTTAAGAAATTTTATTTGATTTTAGTATTGCAGATTCTAGATAAATTATTTAGTTTGGGTAAGTTAAACTTATTACCCCATTACTCAGTACTAATCACTTATGAACATAAACCCTGAAATAATTGGATTTGTAGCGGGAGGATTATCTTCCGCACTTTTTATTCCGCAAATTATTAAAATTCTGAAGGAGAAATCAGCGGAAGAAATTTCGTTGCTTACCTGCATTATCGGAATTTTGAGTAGTGGGTTGTGGCTGTGGTACGGAATTGTTCAAGACCATATTTCCATGATTGTGACCAATATTATCGCAGCTTTGGCAACGATTGTTCTACTTGTCTTAAAATTTATTTACAATAAGTAATTGTGAACAAAAAGGTTTGGAAAAAGATTAAATTTGTCAGGTGAAATTTTATAAAATATGAACTTCAACCCTGAAATTATTGGCTTAATAGGAGGATTTCTTTCCTGTATCACCTTCGTTCCACAAATATTTAAGACTTGGAAATCAAAATCGGTAAAAGATATTTCGGTTTCTACATTTCTCATCGTTTTGGCAAGTACCATTATTTGGATTGTTTACGGCGTTTTTAAAGACAGTATTTCTGTAATTTTAACGAATATCGTTGTGTTTTTTACCGCTGTGATTATGCTTTGGATGAAGTGGAAGTTTACAGAGAAATTACACAGATAACACGGATTTTCACAGATACTAATATGTTTACTAGCTATAATTTAGATTAATCATTACCGAAATCTGTGGAAATATGTGGAATCCGTGAGATATAAAGCCTTAAATTTGTAAAAGCCGAAAGCTGAAATTTTATGCTAGAAAAAAAAGACCATCAATATGAAAAAGCCGTTCTTGTAGGCTTAATTACGCAAAATCAAGACGAAGAAAAACTCACAGAATATCTCGATGAACTCGAGTTTTTGGCATTTACAGCAGGTGCAACTGTGGAAAAACGCTTCACCCAAAAAATGTCGCAACCCGATTCCAAAACTTTTGTAGGAAGCGGAAAAGCCGAAGAAATCCGAAATTACGTAAAAGAACACGAAATTGGAACTATAATTTTTGATGATGAACTTTCACCGTCGCAGCTGAAAAATTTGGAGCGGGAAATGGAAGTCAAAATTTTGGACAGAACCAATTTGATTTTAGACATTTTCGCACAAAGAGCCCAAACTTCCTATGCAAGAACACAAGTTGAACTCGCTCAATACGAATATTTATTGCCTCGATTGACGAGAATGTGGACACACTTGGAAAGACAACGAGGCGGAATTGGAATGCGTGGACCCGGAGAAACAGAAATTGAAACCGACCGAAGAATTATCCGCGACCGAATTTCATTATTGAAAGAAAAACTAAAAACCATCGACAAGCAGATGTCCACACAAAGACAAAACCGCGGAAAAATGGTGCGTGTCGCTTTGGTTGGTTACACCAACGTTGGGAAATCTACCTTGATGAACGCACTTTCAAAATCGGAAGTTTTTGCAGAAAATAAATTGTTTGCAACCTTAGATACTACAGTTCGCAAAGTTGTAATTGGTAATTTACCGTTTTTGTTGACGGACACCGTTGGTTTTATCCGAAAATTGCCCACACAGTTAGTAGAAAGTTTTAAATCCACTTTGGATGAAGTTCGTGAATCGGATTTGCTGATTCACGTCGTGGATATTTCCCACGAAAGTTTTGAAGATCACATCAATTCCGTCAATCAAATCTTAATGGAAATCGGAGCACATCAAAAACCGATGATTATGGTTTTCAACAAGATAGATGCTTTCGCTTACGAGAAAAAGGATGAAGACGATTTGACGCCGGCCAACAAAAAAAATATTTCACTTGCAGAATGGGAAAAAACGTGGATGTCGAAATCGAAATATCCAACAGTTTTCATTTCGGCTTTAACGAAACAAAATTTCCCTGAAATGAAGAAAATGATTTACGATGAGGTGTTGAAAATCCATATTTCAAGATTTCCGTATAATGATTTTCTGTTTGAGTATTTTGAGGAGGAAGACGCTTAAACCCAGAGACCCGGAGTTTTACCATCGCAAAAGACTCTATTTTATCAATTTATACAACAACTTTACAGTATTCTGTTTAAAATTAAAAATCAAATCATCACCCAAATCAAATCCGCTCTCGATTTTCTTTCCATCAAAGAAAAAGCAGAATTTTTCCCCCGATTCTTCAAGGCAGGAAAAGGTGAATACGCAGAAGGCGACCAATTCATCGGCGTTACTGTTCCCGACCAAAGAAAAGTGGCAAAAGAGTTTTGGAACAAAATTTCTTTGGAAGAATTGGGAGAACTGCTTTCCTCAAAAATTCACGAACATCGTCATACTGCGCTTTTGATGTTGGTGGCAAAATTTGAAAAATCAAAAGACCCGAAAGAGAAAGACGAAATCGTAAAATTCTATCTCAAAAACAAAAAACAAATTAACAATTGGGATTTGGTAGATAATTCCTGCTACAAAATTTTAGGAAGATATTGCTTTGAAAATCAGGGTGATAAAATTTTGAGAAAACTTTCGGAAGAAAATAATTTGTGGAGCAAAAGAATGGCAATTGTTTCTACAATATGGCACTCAAGAAAAGGAAACAGTTTTGAGTTACTAAAAGAATTGGCGTTGAAAAACCTTCATCACGAACACGATTTAATGCACAAAGCAAACGGTTGGCTTCTCCGAGAAATGGGAGAAAAGAACCAAACCGAACTCCTTGATTTCCTAAAACTTCATTACAAAACAATGCCAAGAACTTCACTTCGTTATGCCATTGAAAAACTGGATGAAGATTTGAGACAGGACTTTTTGAAAGGGAGAGTTTAAGGTTTGTTTAAATCTTTTCAATTGATAAAGCCTTGCCGATTTTGCTGATTTGGCAGATCTCTCACCGCATTTTATCTGCGTGATTTGCTAAATCTGCGAGAACATTAAAACATTTAAAATAAATCTAAATGAGTTCTAAATGATAGACCACCTTTTTTACCTTCGAGAATTCATCCACTATTTTCTGCATTTGGTTTTTCCGATTGTCATTGCGAAAGTTTTCTTCAAAAATAATTGGAAACATGCCTATTTTTTGATGTTGGCAACGATGGTGGTAGATTTGGACCACGTTTTTGCCAATCCAGTTTTTGACCCGAATAGAAGCAGCGTTGGTTTTCATCCGTTGCATTCTTATCCGATGATTGCAGTTTATTTTTTAGGCACAATTTTTCTTAAGGGAAACTACAAAATCATTTCGGTTGGACTTCTTTTCCACATGTTTACCGACTTTCAGGATTATTATTTGTGGAAGGCAATGTTAAATAGTTATTAATTTTTTGAATAACTATTTGATTTTTGATAGATTTTTTATATTTTGTCGCAAATCTTAAGTTATGAAATTGAAAAAATTACTTCATTGGTCGATTATTTTTCCCGTCATTTCTTCCGCTTTTTATCTTTTAGGCGGATTAAATGACACCATTTTTTCCAATATTGTGGGTGCAATTTTATTATTTGCCACGGTTTTGGCGGCAGTTCATCACGCAGAAGTGGTTGCCCATAAAGTGGGCGAACCCTACGGAACAATAATTCTCGCCATTTGCATCACCATTCTTGAGGTAGGTTTAATTATTTCGTTCATGCTTTCCGGTGGAGAAGGCGCGATGACTTACGCCAGAGATACCGTTTTTGCAGCGGTCATGATTATACTGAACGGAATTCTTGGCATCTGTATTTTGGTTGGGAGCAGAAAATATAAGGAACAATTCTTCATCACCAATTCCGCGACGACTTATTTGGTTAGCTTGATTGCGATTTTGGTTCTCACTTTAATTCTACCAAATTATACTTCAAGTATTCGCGGGCCGTTTTATACCGAAAGTCAGTTGGTATTTATTTCTTCGGCATGTCTTGTGATTTACGGCAGTTTCTTAATGTTTCAAACTGTTCGACATCGTAATTATTTTGTTGTAGAAGAGCCAGATAACACTACGCATGAAGCAGCACCTCCAACAATTCTCGAGACGGTTATTAGTTTGGTTTTGCTAATAATTTGTCTTGCAGTTGTAATTTTTATGGCAAAAGGACTTTCACCGGTTATCGAAAATTTTGTTGAAAATGTGGGCGCTCCCAGAGCTTTGGTTGGAGTAATTATCGCTTTCGTCGTTTTACTTCCCGAAGGTTTGGCTGCAATTCGTGCGGCGAGCAACAATCAAATTCAAACCTCCATCAATCTTGGTTTGGGTTCCGCTTTGGCGAGCCTTGGATTAACGATTCCGGCAATTTCTGTGGTTTGTATTCTTTACGACATTCCTTTTGTATTGGGACTCGACATGAAATCGATTATTCTTTTGGTACTTTCCATTTTCACGGTGATGCTTTCGTTAAGCCGGGGAAAAACCAATCACCTTTACGGAACTGTTTTGCTCGTGAATTTGGCGGCGTATATTTTTACGGTGATTGTGCCTTAATTCTTATTCAACCTCGTTGCCGTTTCCATTTTGAAGCCCATCAAATTGGCAATATTATTGGCTTTATAAATCGCGGTTTCCGCCATTTCTCCGGAGAAGTTTTCTTCAATCGTGGCAGTCCATAATTTTACCCAATGTTCGAAATGCCTTTTTTCCATCGGTATTTTTTCATTGATCGGGAAATGTACGGCCATCGGATTTCCTTTATACGTCATTTGTCCGAAAAGTATGGTTTCCCAAAACGAGTACATTTTCGGCAAATGTTTGCTCCAATCCACTTTTGCAACGTCATTGAAAAAGAAACCTATCGTGTCGTCATGCTGTACTTTCTCATAAAATTTATTCACTAAAAGTTCTATATCATCTCTTGTTTCCAATTTTTTCATGCATCAAAATTACTTTTTATTTATGGCTAAACTTATGACTTCAGTCAATATAGTTTAATTTTGCAAAATTATGGCAAGAAAAATAAGAACAATCCGCCAACAATCGCGCGATGAAAGCGGCTTTGG
Encoded proteins:
- a CDS encoding SemiSWEET family sugar transporter, with amino-acid sequence MNINPEIIGFVAGGLSSALFIPQIIKILKEKSAEEISLLTCIIGILSSGLWLWYGIVQDHISMIVTNIIAALATIVLLVLKFIYNK
- a CDS encoding DNA alkylation repair protein, giving the protein MKNQIITQIKSALDFLSIKEKAEFFPRFFKAGKGEYAEGDQFIGVTVPDQRKVAKEFWNKISLEELGELLSSKIHEHRHTALLMLVAKFEKSKDPKEKDEIVKFYLKNKKQINNWDLVDNSCYKILGRYCFENQGDKILRKLSEENNLWSKRMAIVSTIWHSRKGNSFELLKELALKNLHHEHDLMHKANGWLLREMGEKNQTELLDFLKLHYKTMPRTSLRYAIEKLDEDLRQDFLKGRV
- a CDS encoding YdeI/OmpD-associated family protein; its protein translation is MTQDYISFQAIIQQSGTINAAFVEFPFSVEELFGKKGQVKIKAIFDGKVKYRGSLAKMNSDCHILGLTQEVRNNLGKSFGDTVSVKLWEDKEKRIVEIPEDVQIVFNENLKAKELFEAMSYTHKKEYIRWIVEAKKPETRENRKVKMIEMILAVKKGI
- a CDS encoding GNAT family N-acetyltransferase — translated: MENKKIETERLVLTPMSVEDSPLIFELYNSPNFIKFIGDRNIKTLEDAENYIKNRFLPQMERLGYGNFLITKKDDGKKIGGVGIFERDGLDVHDIGFSFLPEFEGKGYGFESASKLLEIGFKEFGLKKVSAITTKENISSQKLIEKLGLKFQKKVRLPDDDEELLYYEIEKR
- a CDS encoding META domain-containing protein, with protein sequence MQKIIAVLLFSAGILFVQNCSTKTLVSGEINRQWMLIEFQDFPRDLMVKNRANMDMSPTKTNPNQYGATMGCNKMFLTATFYSNGTVKFSDIGSTMMYCEGNMDLETAFAKSLPTMAKYEIDGHHLTLTNDKGEKMKFVAADWD
- a CDS encoding DUF6122 family protein; this translates as MIDHLFYLREFIHYFLHLVFPIVIAKVFFKNNWKHAYFLMLATMVVDLDHVFANPVFDPNRSSVGFHPLHSYPMIAVYFLGTIFLKGNYKIISVGLLFHMFTDFQDYYLWKAMLNSY
- the hflX gene encoding GTPase HflX — encoded protein: MLEKKDHQYEKAVLVGLITQNQDEEKLTEYLDELEFLAFTAGATVEKRFTQKMSQPDSKTFVGSGKAEEIRNYVKEHEIGTIIFDDELSPSQLKNLEREMEVKILDRTNLILDIFAQRAQTSYARTQVELAQYEYLLPRLTRMWTHLERQRGGIGMRGPGETEIETDRRIIRDRISLLKEKLKTIDKQMSTQRQNRGKMVRVALVGYTNVGKSTLMNALSKSEVFAENKLFATLDTTVRKVVIGNLPFLLTDTVGFIRKLPTQLVESFKSTLDEVRESDLLIHVVDISHESFEDHINSVNQILMEIGAHQKPMIMVFNKIDAFAYEKKDEDDLTPANKKNISLAEWEKTWMSKSKYPTVFISALTKQNFPEMKKMIYDEVLKIHISRFPYNDFLFEYFEEEDA
- the hemE gene encoding uroporphyrinogen decarboxylase, which produces MIKNDLYLKALRGETVERPPVWMMRQAGRFLPEFRAMRDEYDFFTRCRTPELAAEITMMPIRRYPLDAAILFSDILVVPQAMGIDFKMVDSIGPWLETPIRTAEQVQNIEVPNVNDTLGYVFDAIELTLQKLDNEIPLIGFAGSPWTILCYCVEGKGSKAFDIAKSFCFQNPEAAHLLLQKITDTTIAYLKRKVEKGVSAVQVFDSWGGMLSPEDYQEFSWKYINQIVEALSPLTHVIVFGKGCWFALEEMTLSKVSALGVDWTIRPEFARVLTNHTMTLQGNFDPARLHSSPETIKKMVNEMINRFGKDKYIANLGHGILPNIPLENAEAFIRAVVDWKPN
- a CDS encoding SemiSWEET family sugar transporter; the encoded protein is MNFNPEIIGLIGGFLSCITFVPQIFKTWKSKSVKDISVSTFLIVLASTIIWIVYGVFKDSISVILTNIVVFFTAVIMLWMKWKFTEKLHR